GGAATGCAGCGAATCGCCGACACCGTGCGCTCATCGGCTGAGTCGATTGCCAAACTGGCCGTGTCGGCCGATCAGATCGGCGAGATTGTCTCTGTGATCGACGACATTGCCGACCAGACCAATTTGCTGGCATTGAACGCCGCCATCGAAGCGGCCCGAGCCGGTGAGCAGGGTCGGGGCTTTGCCGTCGTGGCCGATGAGGTCCGAAAGCTGGCCGAACGTACCAGCAAAGCGACCGGTGAAATCACCGACATGATCAAAGGTATCCAGGGTGAAACCGAAGATGCCGTCAACTCTATGGAAGCCGGAGTCCAGGAGGTCGACAAAGGCCGTGAACTGGCCGATCGAGCCGGTAACAGTCTGAGCGAGATTGTCACCATGTCTCAGCAAGTGATGGAAATGGTCCAGCAGATCGCCACCGCCACCGATCAGCAATCGGTTTCAGCCGATGAGATTTCCAAAAACATTGAGCAGGTTTCGACCATCACCAAGGAGACCGCAGTCGGGGCGGATCAATCGGCCTCGGCGGCTGAAGAGTTGAACCGGCAGGCGGAAACTCTTCGGGAGATGATGAGTCGTTTCAAAGTTGCAAAGAGTGGTAGCAAATAAGTAGGGCAGGAGCCCTGCGGTCCTGACACAAACTGTATACTATCTCTTGACACCGTACATCATCGAACCCGCCATTCGTCGTCCTGTCATACTGGCGGAGGCCAGTATCCAGCCTTCACCCTGTCATGCTGAGCGCAGTCGAAGCATGAGCGCAGTCGAAGCATGAGCGCAGTCGGAGAGTGAGAGCGCGCGAAGCGCCAGGGAACCATTTATGGGCAATTCACCTGTGGAGCTTTTTCTTGTCGGAGCCCATCAGACAGCCGGTGCCAAAGAGTATCCAGGGCACGGCTACAAGCAACAGATAGAAGAATTCTTTGATTTCCATATCATCTTATCTCCTTACCACTGCTCTATTGCAGACCGTGTGCCAAACTGAAGCGGGCGATAAGCTGTTATTTGGGAATAGTTTAAGTTATGATTGGGGTCGGAATGGGTACTGGTGGGGAAGGGAATGACCACTCGAAAGGACCGATTCTTCCTTTTTGGCGATAAACACTTGACAAACAAACTAGTTTGTTCTATTATGTAAAAGAAATAGGACAACCGCCGAAGATAGGAGTCGAATATTGGCTGAAGGTCAATTTCTGGGAAAACTTGAATTCGCTGTACTGATGGCCGTTGCCCGTCTTCGCAAAAAAGCGTATGGGGTTGCCATCCGTCGAGAGCTACTTGAGTATGCTGAATTGGATGTGTCGGTGGGTGCTTTGTACGCGACTCTCTACCGCCTTGAACGCAAAGGTCTGGTGTCTTCGAGACTCGGTGAGCCTTCTCCGGTGCGTGGTGGCCGGGCCAAGAAGTTCTTTGAGATTGAGGCCCCGGGTGAAACAGCCCTCTCACAACACATGGAAGCTATGAGCAGGATGCAGGCCAGCTGGAAGCCCCAGTGGGGAGCGTCGTGACATGGGCAAGAAAGTGACGTGCGAAAGTTGCGGGATACGTGATGCAAGCGCACAAATATCGGATGTTGCCATCGACAACAATAACACGTTGTCACTCTGTAGTGCCTGTCACGATCTGATTGGCATACATATAGATGTGGACTCAGTTCACTTCGATCCTCAGTTTGGTGCCAAGATAGACTGGCTCAACTTGGATGGTCTGAGGTCTGAGGACGTCAACATCGAAGAGCCATGGTTCGGTGACCAGGATGTATTGTCGGGGAGCCACACAGCCTCAGCGGACTCACCTTCAGTTACTGAGCCAACTTCACCCCCCGAGCCACCTTCGCCGCCCACGCATGCTGAGTATGTCCTCAATCTTCTGTTGTCCAAAGCTGACCGTGAAACAATCATCGGAGATTTTGCCGAGGAATTCGCTACCAGAATCCAGCCGAAGTTCGGACAGAAGCGGGCCGAAGTCTGGTATTGGACTCAGGTATATAAGTCCCTCGTTTCTATTATCTGGCTTAGACTGTTGAAGGTTTCTGTCGTCGCGGCGGTGGTCAAGCTGGTCGACAACCTTATCCGACGATTCATCTAAACCGCCAAATTCCGCTCTGTGGGCGGCGAGTGGAAGCCACTTGTGGCCGTCCTCGTCTGCCCCTTGAAAACGCTTCGGCTGCACACACCCTTCGACTGCGCTCAGCATGACATGGACGTAGCGCACGAGGACGTACACCAAGCACAGACTTCGTGCTGCCGATATCCTATCAACCCCGACCGCCCAACTCATCGAACAGTGTTTCGATCAGCAGTACCTGGCGGTGATGCGAATATTTCTCAACAGCCTCCAAAGCGGCCCGCGAAGCCAAACTTCTTGCGTGCGTCGGGTTGTTCATTAGACTCAAAAGAGCCGAGGCAAGACTCTCCTCGTCCTGCGGCGGCACCAGAAGTCCGTTGACACCATCGTTGATAATCTGAACCGTGCCGCCTTCTGCAGTCCCGATAACCGGCAGACCCGAGGCCATCGCCTCGATTGTAACCATGCCGTAGGTTTCCGAGTGCGATGCCATAACAAAGAGGTCCATGGCCGCATACACACTGACCACATCGGACTGATGCGGATGAAAATGCACGAACGACTTCAGGTCAAGTTGCTCAGTCAGGCTGTCCAGATACTGCGGGTATCCCTCCGGGTCGTTTATCGTTTTGTCACCGACGATCAACAGATGCAAGCGCCCACCGGCGTCGTGTACACCACGACAGGCTTTGATGAGTACATCCTGTCCTTTCTTGCTTTCCAGCCGACCCACGATACCGGCTATGTACGCATCGGCGGGCAACCCTAGTCCTTGCCGGGCTGCTGCGCGGTCGGGGCGGTTGGATGTCAGTCTGTCAAGCTCGATCCCGAAGGGTATGACATGGATTTTGTCAGTCTCAAGCCGGGTGTATTGAACAAGTCGATCCTTGAACATCGGCAATGGTGCTATCCAGGCATCAAGATGATTGTACTCCCAAGTGTGGAAGGCATCTTTCTTGTGGCCGCCGACATGCATGTGTTGTTGCATCAGAAGTTTGAAAAAACCGCGCGCGAACTTCTTGGCCAGTACGGCCAGAAAGAGGTCCTTGCCATAATTTATGATTAGCCGCTGTACGTTATCTTTTTTTACATACCGCGCCAACCGACTGGCGTTGATCAGATCGCCGTATTTGAACGTCGAGTGCAAATGCCGCACACTCAGACCGTCGCGTTCAGCCTCGTCGAACAGTTTGGTGTCTCGTTGACCATACAGCACCACCTGCCATCCGCGCTGCTTCAGCCAAATGCCCAATCTGAGAACATTCATCTCCAGCCCACCCCATGACCCTGATGAACATAGAAGACCTATCGAGTAGTCACGGCTGGTTGAGGGTTCGTTCATTACAATCTCGTCCTAACTTCGGTACCCCACCCACCGGGTGGGCTTGTGATTGGGGTTGCACCCACAACTGGGGGCGAGTGGTGTCGGGCGACCCCGCCCGACACTTGCCATACATGATACAGACAGACTCCGCAATGAGCAACTTCATACCTCGAGTGCGCTCGGTATGACAAAGTAGGGCAGGATCGCTGTGATACTGCCGAACTTGGCGGCATCGCAAGAATGCCGCCCTACTAAGAAAGAACACACCCCGCCCCCCGCCATCTGGCGGTGTACGGCCCGCTCAAGAGGGGATGAAGAGAACTCGACCCGCCCACGGCTTGGCCTCAAGGATCGACTGCGTTCGATATGACTTGGGTGGCCCATCAGCTTGCTGTGGGAACTTTGTCACCCCGAGCGGAGTCGAGGGGAGGTTGTGAAATGGGTTTGTTTTGCGGAAAAAAGTTTTTGGCGGCAAGCTGGGCTGGGGAATCGGATTGGTCGGGGTGTTGCAGGCGGTGCAAAAGGGTGAAAGCGCGAGTAAGTTGGCGGTCGAGGCGCATTTCGTAGTGTTGCAGGGTTTCGCGGAAAGATTGATCGGGGACTGCTTGGGACGAGACACGGTTGGCGTTCTGGCGCGCGAGCGCTTCTTCGTCGAGGTCGTCGGGATCATCGAGAATGCTGACGTAATGACCGCGTTCGATGCTGTCGGCGGTGTCTTCGAGTTGCCGGTTGATGCGGGCGGTTTCGGCGTTGATGACTCGTCGGTAGCGCCAAAGGGCGTTGGCAATTTTCAGAACGAGATGATCCTGCATGGTGCCTTGTGGTTTGAGCTCATCGATCAGCGAGTCGAGGAGTTGCTCGTACTCCGTGCGGTCCTCGGTTAGGTGAGGGGATTTGAGGATAATGTCGCAGGCATGAAGGCCATGTTTGATAGCGTTACGGCTGACGACAGCTTTGCCTTCAGTAGACGTGGGGCCGGTGGATTTCTTGGCGTTACGCCGATTGGCGGCGACTTGTTTTTTGCTGGTAGGCATAGGACTAACCTTTACCAATAAGCAACCAGCCGGATTATGCAGGGATGTTGTGGGGAAAGTGTGGAGGGCACTCGTTCCTTAACGATCCCAGAACAGGAATCACGCGAAGCGCGTGATGTCGAAACCTCGCTTCGCGAACCCTTCGGGTCAGGGGTTTCGACCTACGGTTCCCTGCGCTCGGGGTGACCGGGCGAAGATGGATGCCGGATCAAGGTCCGGCATGACAGAGGATGGAGATTGCCGCGGCCATGCGAAAGGCGAGGCCTGGCAATGACGGATCAGAGTTCGCCCACAAAAAAAACTCCGCCTTCAGAAGGCGGAGGAATATTCCAATCTGCCCAACAGCCTGTCTATTTCGCGCTTAGATCGGGCCGAGCGGCGTCGGGTGTGGTATCGTCCGGCTTGTCTTTAATGACGATAGCAACCGGAATCAACACACAGTAACCCAGCACCAAGAGTATCGGCGCCAGGGTCATCGAGCCGGTACCCAGGGTCACATAACCGACTACGATCACCACTAAGGCAGCGGCGAAAATCAAATAATTCTTCATTCCGAACGGCCAACTGACATCCTCAGATTTGGCTGCGGCTTTCGGGGCGGGTCTGTTGGTTTTTTTGGCCATAACAGTCTCCAAGAAAGAGATATCGGCTTCAAAGTCAAGACCTTTTAGCGGCCGATCTTTTTGCCTTTCGTTGCTCATTATACCAGGGCCACAGCCCGACCGCCCAAACGAACATCAACAGTTGACGCACTTCCTCATCGGCAAAGGTGGCCTCAAACAGCGCCGTTGTGAAAAAGGCCACTGCGCCCAGTGATGCCGCCAGGAAAAAGCGATCGCCTTCCGCAAATGACCGACGCCGTCTGAACCCGCCGAAAGTATATCCAAACAACACCATCCACAGTCCGGCAAAAAGCAAAAAACCCGGCAGACCGTAGACTGCGACCATGTTTATAAGATCATTGTGGGCGTGGACATGCTTGCGATAATCAGGGATATCGGGGCGCAGCCTGGCTGCGTACTCGGTTTCGAAATTGCCCGGGCCAACGCCGAAAACCGGATGCTCGCGGGCAATCGACAGAGATTTTTGCCAGATGAACGGTCGGCTTCCCTCATATTCCAAACTGAGTTCTTTGTCCATCGCCCCCGTGAATCGTTCGACCAGCCCCGGTAACAACAGCGCTACCACCAAAGCCATTGCGGCCAAACCGCCAATCATGCTTATCAAGTACTTTCGACCGAGCACCACACCGGCCACCAGCAGACCCACCACCAGCGCGATGACCGATCCGCGACTGAACGAGAGCAGCGTTACGGCCATGGCCAAAAGAGAAGCGGCCAGAAACAGTTGCCTTCGCCCGGCTCTCAGATTCTCGACTTTTCGGACGCCCAATCCAAATAGCATCAGGGCGGCCGTGGCGTAGTAGTTGCCGAATGTCAGCCGATGTGAGAAATTTCCGCGCACCCGATAGCCAAAACCATCGGCCGCTGTGAGAGCCGAGTCTTTGAACCAGTTTAGACCGAGTGAGTATTGCAAAAGACCATAGATCGAAACCAACAACACACCGACCGCGAAAAT
This genomic window from Candidatus Zixiibacteriota bacterium contains:
- a CDS encoding PadR family transcriptional regulator, producing the protein MAEGQFLGKLEFAVLMAVARLRKKAYGVAIRRELLEYAELDVSVGALYATLYRLERKGLVSSRLGEPSPVRGGRAKKFFEIEAPGETALSQHMEAMSRMQASWKPQWGAS
- a CDS encoding glycosyltransferase family 4 protein; translated protein: MNEPSTSRDYSIGLLCSSGSWGGLEMNVLRLGIWLKQRGWQVVLYGQRDTKLFDEAERDGLSVRHLHSTFKYGDLINASRLARYVKKDNVQRLIINYGKDLFLAVLAKKFARGFFKLLMQQHMHVGGHKKDAFHTWEYNHLDAWIAPLPMFKDRLVQYTRLETDKIHVIPFGIELDRLTSNRPDRAAARQGLGLPADAYIAGIVGRLESKKGQDVLIKACRGVHDAGGRLHLLIVGDKTINDPEGYPQYLDSLTEQLDLKSFVHFHPHQSDVVSVYAAMDLFVMASHSETYGMVTIEAMASGLPVIGTAEGGTVQIINDGVNGLLVPPQDEESLASALLSLMNNPTHARSLASRAALEAVEKYSHHRQVLLIETLFDELGGRG
- a CDS encoding O-antigen ligase family protein, whose product is MNQIAPSRLTDALFFFYALFIFGSTFSIALAQMALGVSLALFITVIVVHRYQPFVDSLKRFYVFVALYIIWIFVCSMLGETVGRSLYIMKEDWLFLIVPIGVFLMQNKTYRERLMAIFAVGVLLVSIYGLLQYSLGLNWFKDSALTAADGFGYRVRGNFSHRLTFGNYYATAALMLFGLGVRKVENLRAGRRQLFLAASLLAMAVTLLSFSRGSVIALVVGLLVAGVVLGRKYLISMIGGLAAMALVVALLLPGLVERFTGAMDKELSLEYEGSRPFIWQKSLSIAREHPVFGVGPGNFETEYAARLRPDIPDYRKHVHAHNDLINMVAVYGLPGFLLFAGLWMVLFGYTFGGFRRRRSFAEGDRFFLAASLGAVAFFTTALFEATFADEEVRQLLMFVWAVGLWPWYNEQRKAKRSAAKRS